In the Hevea brasiliensis isolate MT/VB/25A 57/8 chromosome 8, ASM3005281v1, whole genome shotgun sequence genome, CAATGCGAAGGTGTTCCCAGCCCTTTTAAACGGGCTGGCCTGTGCGTGTCACTTGGGTCATTAGCCCATGAGTGTGTTATGTGGGCCGAATGCATTTACAAGAGCATCCTCCAGAATCGGCCGAACGGCAGACCCTTGGTTCTTGTAGAGGAGAAATTATTCAGAGAGAGATGCAGAAAGCGCTGAGAGTGTATGGCGAGGTTCTAAGGCTCGTGAGGCGTCTACCGGAGGACACGAGGCCTTATTACGGCAAATATTTGCGTGAAAACTTCGTTAACTACAGAGAGGTCGACGCCAACGACACTACTGCCCTCGACGAGCTCTTCCGCCGAGCCTACAATCACTCCCTCTGGGTCCTCAATAAGGTCTTCTTTTATTATGTCTTTGATACTTTGTTTATGTATCTATTTGGGTTGGTTTTGAATTTCTggtcatttattttctttttgcaGTATTCAGTTGATGAATCGGCCGCTAATAATCTGAAGGAGATTTGTTGTGGttgaaaagaaaacaagaaaGAGTACAACTCAGGTGCTTGTTATTTTACCCAAATGGGTATGCACCGCTTGATTTATTTTGCTTTGCAAATTTGAGTTTATATGGTCTCATGTCTTTCCAGCCTTTTGATTTGGTGCAAAATCATTCTTAAAATGTTTACAAATTTTTATTTCGACGTGGGTTATGCTTGGTTGTCCATTGTAGTTGAGTAAGTGCAGTTTCTTGGCTTAAACTAGTTTACTCTTGCAGCTTCAATTACTGGTGGAGTTGGCAAGACTTACCTGTTGATGATGTAAGATGGATCAATTAATGTAGTGCGCTTGATTTGAACCTAGCATGAGAAATAAAGTTTGTGTTTCAAAACTTCTTTCAttagttttcttttttttatttttttttagattatGACAAATCTGGCATCTCCCATAGATTTGATTTAAGGCGTatttgtaaattttgaattttccaagTTGTATTTCTTTCATTACTTCTATTTTGGGCATGATGTGGAAGAGAGATGGCTGTCATTTTTTTTCTCTGCTTCTAAAGAATCAATACTTTTTGAAGAATGATTATATAATTGCTAAGGCCTTCTACTTTCCTTTTCTTATTAGTTTCTTTAACCAAGTTTTGTTGGTTGATTAAAGAGCCTACTGAATATTTTATTCGGATAGaggctttattttctttttctttttggttatCTTAACCAAGCTTCTGTTGACTGATTTTGGGTCTGCCTTTCTGTTACATTAGCATGATGTTAACAGTTTCTCATTCCtagttatgattgatgctatttTATAGTTTCCAATAAATTAAAGAGTATTCTTTTTTAATGTAACAGTATCATATTTGAATTCAAATCCATCTAAAAACTAGGGTTAGCGTTTCGAGTTTTATGACATTGATAAAACCTATGTTTCTATCATTTCTTGTACGTATATCATGAACTCCTGGATGTATTTATAGCTATAGCTCTATTTCATTCCTTTCTGGCATGAACCTGCGCAAGGTAGGCTAGATATATCATGTACAGTTCTACCTGCTCTCTTCATGCTTCAGTTCCAATGGACATTACATTAGCACATGTCAGCTCAATCTTTTTCCTTGAAGAGCTGTGGTGTTCATCTGTAAGCTGTTTGGTAGCTTTGACAAAACAAGATACTAAATTTTTGGCTAGCACATCGAATAAGACTTGAGCCACATTTTCATGCTGTTCCATCTTTGTGATGTTCTGTTTGAGATTTTGAATGGACTCAATCAAGCTTTATCAGAAGACATTGAAAGTTGCGTTTGAGACTTTGTAGTTTGAATGGACTTCATGAGCTAACTTTTCTTGTAGGACATGAGATATTCTCACTGCATTTCGCCGCACTAATTAATACattgggtaattttttttttccttgtattATGTCATAACTAACACTTGTGTTCCCATGAAAGATGGATGAAAATGTCTCTTAAGTTTTGATTCTATCATATACTTTCATCCCCCTATCTCTTTTTCTCAACTTTCATTGTTGATGAAGAGCGAAAATATCTTAATATCCTTcatgataaattattatttctttcctAACTTTTACCATTATGAATAATTTGGTCCCTAAGCTTTTACCATTATTAACACTTTAGTCCTTCATTGACTACCTTTTAATCACTTGACTAATAGCTAAATTAACGAAAAAGGATGAAGGATTGAAAATGTATGATAGAAGCAAAACTTAGGATAGTATTCATCTATTTTTCAAAATACTTGGACATAAGTGTTAATTATGACATAACATAGAgatggaaaaaaaataataataataatttaccctAATAAATTTAGTGATTTCATTAGCATCACTATAAGGCCACCAACAAAAATTATTGCGACATCCTAGGTCTTCATCATTGTATGGGTATGATCACTTTTTATGCAGCTGTTGCATCACTGGGACTCCTCGTACTTTACAAGAACAGCCATGCTAacattttattttaatgtaatcAACTCTGATTCTCTcccagaaaacaaaaaaaaaaaaacaaaaaaggaaTGAGAGGAAAAATAGTATgacatttgaaatttggattggaTAGTTCTAAATAAGCTGCCCAAGCACTTTCTTAGATCTTATATATCTATTATATACTTTCTTATACAGCACTAGAAGACTAGAGATTATCACCTCCAATGGCTGCTAGGCTTGTTGACTGCTGCTAGTGATAGAACTTATCCAGGGCTGCCAGTATTACCCAATGACCACCAAAGTTGTCAACAACCATGAGTCACCTTTTTAccctctttatttatttatttatttttcctttctttttctttttttttcttttgaaagaCTTATGTAGATATCTAGATCTCTTATGAGATGTAGCACCAAACATAGGATAAGATGAGGCAGACCCTGTCCTGTACTATCCTATCCCCTGTCGTGCTAAATAAACAGGGTTTTATTTTGTTATCTGTACTATATTTACTCAAGAAACCTTTTCATGCTTATCTTTTATGTATGCACATGCATCATTGGCCAGATGCATGAAATTTGAGGATTTTATGGAGGTGAAATGCACTTAGGAAAAAGTCTCTCCCCCCAATTTTGTCTTGACCTAAATTGGAGCTTGGAATAATACTCAATAATGGAGCAATACATCCTTTCAGGGTGTTCTGCACTATTGGGCCAACACCTTTGTGTTTGTCATGTTTTCCATGCTTTTCATGCCATGATGAAAGATAGCTGTAAATTTGGGCTTGTAATCTCAATTTCGTAGCAAGTAATGGAACATGTGTACAGGGTGCAATGCTTACTCTAATATCATTGAGGTGACAGATTCAGTTTGTATGCTATTGGTCCAAAATTATGTCGGTGCTTAAAATGGTCAACATTAGCTTGAGCAAGTGCCAGGTTTTATTTCATACGTTTGATTTCCTGTTCATTATTCAACTTAAGGGTGGTTTTGGCTTTTCATGGATTTTAAGAATCTATTTATCTTCCAGATGAGAAGTTGCGTGTTCATAGAAGCGATGGTTGTTAAGTAGTTTTGTTGGCATTGTTGTTGAATTAGCAGCCTATGTTAACCTCTATGGCTGTGGTAATTTCTTTCTGTTGCATTTTCTGAACATTCCACTCGTTTCTTTCTGTTCTTATTTGAGTTAGAGCCAGATGCTGTGAGTCATGGAATGTTATAACCAGATGTCTAATGGATTCTAGTCTGACTTCCAGGTCTTCTGTCATTCTTCAGGTTGAAGCTTGCTTGTCATTCTACGCCTTAAGCTTTCTCTTTCTTCAAGTTGGCATATGGTAAAGCTTGGAGATATGGCACTATTTTGACTTCACTGATTAATAACACCAGCTTAAGAAAATAGTGGAGAGCATCATTGTTAGCCTTCAGTTTCCTTCATTAATTATCAGAACAGTTTGCTGAAAACTATAATACTTTCTAGCTTAGCAGACCAATCTCCAGAATTTGGTTCAAGGGAAATTAGAATCAAAAAGttttctaataatttttctcTCTTTAATCTACCTTTTTAACAGCGGTCTAAGGTTAAGCAGAGAGGGAATCCAGTGACTGTTCCTATGGTAAATTCCAATTGTTTTAATCAGAATAGCACTGGTGAACGCGACTCAAGCTCGATTTATCAATGTTATTTAGTCAAATTATGAAAGAAtaacataaattttaataatttaatataattatttacatataaaataaataattacataaatataaaatttaaacatagGGATTATTTTACTAATAAGATAAAATTTTGGAAACTAAAATTTGTTTAATAAAAGTAATTATTGTTAttagaattaaattttaagaattaaattattattgaaacCATAATTCAATTTTGTTATACTTCAAAGACTTGATTATAAATTatctataattatttatatttaaaaatttatttatttgtaagTATATAATGTATTATTTATATACAGGAAAGTTTATAATCTAGTCATTGGATTTTACAATTAATTAGGGCTGTAGGTTCTTGAGggaatcgaaccgaactgaagaATCGTATCGAATCGACAGGAAATATACCGAATCgaatttattttgatactttgattCGGTTTTGGTTCTTCATTAAGAACCGAACTGGAACTGTATCAAAATCGAACTGAAATCGAATCGAGATTcgaatttatatatatgttttttttatgttttttaagatgtattatatactttcaatataattatatatacttatgtatatatataattatgaattaaatataatttaatattacatttcatttttttatattttcttaataattttagttataaatatattaaattaccttatcattcttaattataaatatactattatcttttatatatatatatatatatatatatatatatatatatatatatatatatatattcttcattgtatttatatcttatagttaaatattatatgattaataaatagttaaaatacatattatataatatactattatattatataatatatataatcctAAGTTATATATGCAtcttataattaaagattatataatttaggtatagctaaaaaatatattatatgatatattatgtattaataactcaattcaaaacttaaatgctaattcaagTATGACTTTTAAATGAAATagttacataaaattattttaagaactaAGAACCAAACTGGAATATAACAGAACCGAACCGGAATCGAAGAACCAAGAATTTTATCTAATTGAAATCGAAACAATTAAGAACTGAACCGGAACCGTATCGAAATTTCGAAATTTTGGTTTGGTTCTGGTTCCtaggcaaaacttgaattgaaCTGGAACCAAACGCCCCTATAATTAAGTATTGTTGATTCatttattttagaaaataaacAATTTAGTCCTCTTTTTACCTTTATTGAAACTAAAGATTCCTCCACCCTAGTTAAAAGAAAATTACCATtaacttaaaaaatatatatatatatatatatatatatatatatatatatatatatatatatatatatatactctttatttaattaaaattagtattaaaataattaatacaatTTTCTCCCTTCACCATCTCTCTCCACCATTACGAGTGCAACCCCAATTTGTTTCATTATATAATTCTCCATCTCCTTACTTATCATCTCTTGCATATGTGCAGTGAACCAAACAAATCCAGCCTTCACTCCACCATTCGCTACCCCTTGCTACATACCCATGATAGCAGTTTTCGCTGCCTGTgttggtgtcacaccttacccttctgtaaagcataatatgatcccgtagaatacctaatgaactactgaacttcacttaccgataattcattaagtacactacaatggattttaaaactattttcttgcattttggaagtggtgagcattttggtaggaattaaaatcatttattcaaagcttataaactagtaaaaatttttgtccattttaatttttaccgcaaattttataaaaattttgacagagtttcgtttatatttggagaaaaccgttctttaaaatcctgtaaaaagcacttcaaataattttacacaactcccaatcaccaaataatttcaagtcaactcaaaattttgaaaacaaaccatttcaaataattccatcaacatagtatgcacaaattaaatttacagatataaaatcaaaaaataatattattacaatttattatacaactgctcactttacattgatacttatgacattgcagtatttacatcaaaataattataagggtACAAAACAATACATGTACAAAAGTGTTcaagagttcttgtcaatcccgcagctcactctgctgctttctctttgttcttatctgcgacagcaaaacaagctatcgctgagtataagaatactcagtgatgcacaataaaaaaattttaaatacaatacataaatcatttattatcaaaacacagtttaaatatttctcaatcacatttcataaattatcaaagctcataataacacaatttagtcaaataatttaagaaacaaagtgttgccaattcatacacaacttaagccatgacacaaaattttcgatcaatgccgcgttgtacaccacgacaaagcaatctacaacctcactaatcgaaatcaatgagggaggtggctagctagctaatgagtactcatccgatgtcgacctcaactggtaagccagagagggaggaaaatgaacgatctcaaccccataaatggaggaggaataatgtgatactgtcatgctaagtgtgaacacaaaatcagttcaaaacaatttattcaaataatttatgagaaatctggtcaattttcaaagtcatattcacaatcataaatggcaacacaattcataattaactaaaaaaaatcaaattttcaggaatcatatatttaaataaaaattactgtgcacagacctgacattagtcgcctctaggccttaacttagtctctcagagcttccaagtctttttcagctgaaacacacagtttcacagtgtttcagtaccataacttagcataaatctaaaaataaatttaacttcacttttacctagctctaatgtgctaaactcgacgttcttgaaatttttgtgttttgagttactattcactacaatattcaagtcaaaattttgactttctaaggcttaataggtatgaaaattccaacttcacccacataccacattttggtcaccaaacttgttagttttggtcattttctcaacacttaagtcttttaggcaaaaattgtcaattttcagtttttggtgtcgaggttgcactgttccattggtcattttactgttggaatttgataaaacttccttcatagaaaatgttccttattgtcttaagtttattcttcttttttaatcactccaattggagttttgtagctcaagttatatgcaaattacgtttactgttcatactgcagaattttgttttggcagattattgattccaacttcattcagcaatttgatcaagttaggtccataatttggtctaattttcttcatatgaaatgttctactatgccttaggtttccaacagtttaagaatcac is a window encoding:
- the LOC110638704 gene encoding LYR motif-containing protein At3g19508, with the translated sequence MHLQEHPPESAERQTLGSCRGEIIQREMQKALRVYGEVLRLVRRLPEDTRPYYGKYLRENFVNYREVDANDTTALDELFRRAYNHSLWVLNKYSVDESAANNLKEICCG